The genomic window gcctagcccttaccactctttggccttggaacctatacagagtatcgattccaagacggaaggtaagggtttaaaaaaataccaattTGGTAGTTGCTTACTATTAGACAATTGCTTTCCCCATAAAACAACACAGTGTGTGTAGAGCATTGTGTCACCCTTATATCCATTCTCTTTTTAATCAACAGAAATAGCCCACTTCCCTCGAAAAGGTCTCCAAAACAACAGCTCGTCAGTGCTGTTACCGTGTCCTCCACATCAGATTTCCCCACTGTGGGAACAAAGCCATTCGTCCAGGATTGACCAGATGCCCCACCTCGGCTACCAGGCCAGAGATCCTGAAACATCAACCCCTCCCTTCCTCAGGACTGCAGAGAGAGAATCCTCGCCTCAGGTCTTCCAGCATCTCCCCGAAGAGTCCCAGCTGCCCCAGGATGACCACAAGACAATGGCTGTCCTGTTGCCCTACCTTCACCACCGAGGTCTGGCCAAACCATCGCCCCGCCACAAATACCGCGCCTCGCCGTCAGTCATGCCTTTCCCTCGGTCTAACTTCAGGGCCAAGAAAACAGTTCTGAAGTTAACGGCTGATGAACAGTGTACGGTGTCTCCCCCTCGCTCCCCAAACCAGGCGGACTATTCCCTGGACCCTGACCACCTGGCTTTGGATCACTCCGGCCTTGACCACCTGCCTAAAATTTTTCCTGGTTACAAAAATCGGGCTGAGGCCATCACACACCTTGGCCAGAAGGCCGAAGTTCTCTTATATGAGGGGGACGAGTCCAGTCCGAGATCTGCATATAGACCTAGCCTAGACTACCAGACAGGGCCGACGCCGGGGCCGCTGACCACTATGCAGCAGACCAAAGCGTCCCTGCGGCACAGACGACACCACGTTAGGGCCTCCACTCTGCTGCTGGGGTTCACCAAGAAGGGAGACAGACCCGTTTCAGCCTCTTCCCATGGTCTTAAAGATCGGTCCAGGGCCACAGTTTTCAAGCCACCAGACCTGGCCAGAGTGTTGAAAGAATCCCACTCGGATCTctgccccaaagaaataatatccCTGCTAAGATACGCTAACTCCGAGTACAGCTTGACTCCATCGTTATCGGATCAGGACCAGAGTCCCGATCAGGAGGCAGAGGAAATGCAAGCTCCCACGGCCGAAGACGCGTCTCTGATTGAAGTAGAAGCAACATCTCTAAGTGGGGACTACCAGACTACCGCAGCAGCAGGTCTAGATCACGGAGTGACACCTCCACCGAGTGTGAAGCTCCAAGACCTGATTCACTGGAGCGCACCAACGCCTGCCTCTGAGGCTTTACCAGACCCAAATGTCCTTTTCACACTTCAAGCAGAACAAGAAAAAATGGCAGAGAGAATGGAACACCAGGCGATAATCCCAGCAGGTGAGTACCACGAGCAAACAGATTCACTCTTAGTTCCACAAGATAGTTCACCTGACCTCAAACTCCCATCAGACCTTGTCTGAAGCGACATAGTGCCAAATCTTTCTCCGTGTCTCAGTTCACCCAGTCCAAGGTCCCATTGCCCATGCCTTAATTCAGACAGAACCAGAGACTTGGCAAACGATGTCATCAAGAAGAGAGCCCTGCCCCCAGCACTAATAGGCCCCCATCATAGGACAACCTCTCCACTGGGCTTAAATCCCAAGACATCTCTCCCTGGCCTTAACCACCATGCCATCCCCACACAAACCCCAGACCACCAGGTGACTGGAAATATAATTGATATTAATCCTCCTTTCATACTTCAAGCAGGGCAAGACTACCTAGGGGAAGTGGAACAAGAAATAGACCTGGACTAGGCCACATTTTTCACAGGTCGGGATCATGGGCCATTGGACCTCAGGATAAGATTTTAACCTGGTTTCGACTACTAAACTACAATGCTGACGGGCAAGGATCCTCAGATACTACCTCCTATGGCTTTAGACCCACAGAGCAAAATACTTCCTGAGTCAACAGGTTACATCTCTAATAAATCCTCATCACTTGGCCAAAGTGATGGCCACAAGGCCATCTTGCCTGTGTTTCAATTTAAAAAGAACATGAGCTTAGGGAAATGATGCCAAAAATAGATGAGCAGGCTACAGTTCTAATAGGCCAGGATCATGGAGTAGCATCTTTACTCGGCTTAGACTCCAAGGACATACTTCAACCTAGTCTTGACCATCAGACTACATCTCCACCCATCCCTGAACATAAGACTGAGGAAATACCAGAAATAAATAGCCATTGTACGCTTCAAAGAGACCTTGATCCCTGGGAAGGAATGGCACTGGAAACACACTACCAAATGACATTATGGAGTCCTGTGGCAATTCCTCCTTTGAACCTAGACCCCCAGGATAAATCTTT from Monodelphis domestica isolate mMonDom1 chromosome 4, mMonDom1.pri, whole genome shotgun sequence includes these protein-coding regions:
- the LOC103104522 gene encoding uncharacterized protein LOC103104522 isoform X3, which codes for MERRSRIFPKEIAHFPRKGLQNNSSSVLLPCPPHQISPLWEQSHSSRIDQMPHLGYQARDPETSTPPFLRTAERESSPQVFQHLPEESQLPQDDHKTMAVLLPYLHHRGLAKPSPRHKYRASPSVMPFPRSNFRAKKTVLKLTADEQCTVSPPRSPNQADYSLDPDHLALDHSGLDHLPKIFPGYKNRAEAITHLGQKAEVLLYEGDESSPRSAYRPSLDYQTGPTPGPLTTMQQTKASLRHRRHHVRASTLLLGFTKKGDRPVSASSHGLKDRSRATVFKPPDLARVLKESHSDLCPKEIISLLRYANSEYSLTPSLSDQDQSPDQEAEEMQAPTAEDASLIEVEATSLSGDYQTTAAAGLDHGVTPPPSVKLQDLIHWSAPTPASEALPDPNVLFTLQAEQEKMAERMEHQAIIPAGQDYLGEVEQEIDLD
- the LOC103104522 gene encoding uncharacterized protein LOC103104522 isoform X2, whose amino-acid sequence is MERRSRIFPKEIAHFPRKGLQNNSSSVLLPCPPHQISPLWEQSHSSRIDQMPHLGYQARDPETSTPPFLRTAERESSPQVFQHLPEESQLPQDDHKTMAVLLPYLHHRGLAKPSPRHKYRASPSVMPFPRSNFRAKKTVLKLTADEQCTVSPPRSPNQADYSLDPDHLALDHSGLDHLPKIFPGYKNRAEAITHLGQKAEVLLYEGDESSPRSAYRPSLDYQTGPTPGPLTTMQQTKASLRHRRHHVRASTLLLGFTKKGDRPVSASSHGLKDRSRATVFKPPDLARVLKESHSDLCPKEIISLLRYANSEYSLTPSLSDQDQSPDQEAEEMQAPTAEDASLIEVEATSLSGDYQTTAAAGLDHGVTPPPSVKLQDLIHWSAPTPASEALPDPNVLFTLQAEQEKMAERMEHQAIIPAAGQDYLGEVEQEIDLD
- the LOC103104522 gene encoding uncharacterized protein LOC103104522 isoform X4 gives rise to the protein MPHLGYQARDPETSTPPFLRTAERESSPQVFQHLPEESQLPQDDHKTMAVLLPYLHHRGLAKPSPRHKYRASPSVMPFPRSNFRAKKTVLKLTADEQCTVSPPRSPNQADYSLDPDHLALDHSGLDHLPKIFPGYKNRAEAITHLGQKAEVLLYEGDESSPRSAYRPSLDYQTGPTPGPLTTMQQTKASLRHRRHHVRASTLLLGFTKKGDRPVSASSHGLKDRSRATVFKPPDLARVLKESHSDLCPKEIISLLRYANSEYSLTPSLSDQDQSPDQEAEEMQAPTAEDASLIEVEATSLSGDYQTTAAAGLDHGVTPPPSVKLQDLIHWSAPTPASEALPDPNVLFTLQAEQEKMAERMEHQAIIPAGEYHEQTDSLLVPQDSSPDLKLPSDLV
- the LOC103104522 gene encoding uncharacterized protein LOC103104522 isoform X1, giving the protein MERRSRIFPKEIAHFPRKGLQNNSSSVLLPCPPHQISPLWEQSHSSRIDQMPHLGYQARDPETSTPPFLRTAERESSPQVFQHLPEESQLPQDDHKTMAVLLPYLHHRGLAKPSPRHKYRASPSVMPFPRSNFRAKKTVLKLTADEQCTVSPPRSPNQADYSLDPDHLALDHSGLDHLPKIFPGYKNRAEAITHLGQKAEVLLYEGDESSPRSAYRPSLDYQTGPTPGPLTTMQQTKASLRHRRHHVRASTLLLGFTKKGDRPVSASSHGLKDRSRATVFKPPDLARVLKESHSDLCPKEIISLLRYANSEYSLTPSLSDQDQSPDQEAEEMQAPTAEDASLIEVEATSLSGDYQTTAAAGLDHGVTPPPSVKLQDLIHWSAPTPASEALPDPNVLFTLQAEQEKMAERMEHQAIIPAGEYHEQTDSLLVPQDSSPDLKLPSDLV